A part of Neoarius graeffei isolate fNeoGra1 chromosome 8, fNeoGra1.pri, whole genome shotgun sequence genomic DNA contains:
- the LOC132890986 gene encoding olfactomedin-4-like, with the protein MILLVLLLAATGSGHAISIQGQEKNGACVCQVNSSTWAFPAAKYDAVTELLQNCQDSLQQLHAQTVTGAKTVPEMEARLSNVTERLKKFQYLNTRGLYNALHLNQLSQEIQQLHDTMNDVQLDKNGGEAQRIRTELQKFQEDVDKMYQKNIFNLETMRERLRSLNNRVQTCKTIPQDFRSSCSQRTMRNISAPVVTKLNPFSTSYIAGAWGHDPGVDGKDTYWIQPLASGNRLGIMVRFYQTYEDFMAGRNHNDESLVGSYTHANAIQGPGTIVHRGVVYYQCYNLPELCAFDVKTKEVQRLALPGAGFNNKFPYCYYNCFDWTDINLSADDNVLWVIYATEANHGNIVVSRVETEGFNITHTWKTRLFKRSVTNAFMVCGVLYATRYINTYKEEVFYAFDTTTGLEDNTLSLPMEKVATSIASLHYNPTDMRLYMYNNGYMLAYQAYF; encoded by the exons ATGATCCTGCtcgtgctgcttctcgccgccacT gggAGTGGCCATGCTATCAGCATTCAGGGCCAGGAGAAAAAcggcgcgtgtgtgtgtcaggtgaACAGCTCGACCTGGGCTTTTCCTGCTGCCAAGTATGATGCCGTGACAGAACTGCTGCAAAACTGCCAAGACTCACTGCAACAACTCCACGCACag ACGGTGACTGGTGCGAAGACGGTGCCGGAGATGGAGGCCAGACTGAGTAATGTGACAGAGCGGCTGAAGAAGTTCCAGTACCTGAACACTCGGGGCCTGTACAACGCACTACACCTGAACCAGCTCAGCCAAGAGATCCAGCAGCTACATGACACCATGAACGATGTACAGCTCGACAAAAATGGAGGGGAGGCACAGCGGATACGTACAGAG CTGCAGAAGTTTCAGGAAGATGTTGACAAGATGTACCAGAAAAACATCTTCAACCTAGAAACAATGAGGGAGAGGCTACGTTCCCTCAATAACCGTGTCCAGACCTGCAAGACCATCCCACAAGACTTCAGGA GCTCTTGTTCTCAGCGCACAATGAGAAATATCAGTGCACCAGTGGTTACTAAGCTGAACCCCTTCAGTACATCCTACATTGCTGGAGCATGGGGTCACGACCCTGGAGTTGATGGTAAAGACACATACTGGATCCAACCTCTAGCTAGTGGGAACAGGTTGGGCATCATGGTGCGCTTCTACCAGACTTATGAGGACTTCATGGCTGGAAGGAACCACAATGATGAATCACTTGTTGGCTCATACACTCACGCTAATGCGATTCAGGGTCCAGGGACCATCGTCCACCGTGGTGTTGTGTATTATCAGTGCTATAACTTGCCTGAACTCTGTGCCTTTGATGTAAAAACCAAGGAAGTCCAGCGTCTCGCGCTTCCTGGTGCTGGATTCAACAACAAGTTCCCCTACTGCTATTACAACTGTTTTGACTGGACAGATATCAACCTTTCAGCTGATGACAATGTCTTGTGGGTAATCTATGCTACTGAAGCTAACCACGGGAACATCGTCGTGAGTCGAGTGGAAACCGAAGGCTTCAACATAACCCACACGTGGAAGACACGCCTGTTCAAGCGTTCAGTGACCAACGCCTTCATGGTGTGTGGGGTGCTTTACGCAACTCGTTACATAAACACCTACAAAGAGGAAGTGTTCTACGCTTTCGACACAACCACAGGGCTGGAGGACAACACGCTCTCGCTTCCGATGGAGAAGGTGGCGACGAGCATCGCCAGCCTTCACTACAACCCCACTGACATGAGGCTTTACATGTACAATAATGGCTACATGCTTGCTTACCAAGCTTACTTCTGA